One window from the genome of uncultured Methanobrevibacter sp. encodes:
- a CDS encoding carboxypeptidase-like regulatory domain-containing protein, with protein sequence MNSRDIIIICTTVIILLAIGIFLMANPFGSGETAILTMESSQSLTEGDSLILKLSDENKTPIAGQRIEINLTHGSNGITENFTLKTNENGECRLEDLIADNFTLSAKYNGNKNYKQATLSGNIYVKKKASASNNDKYKTDNKVDDVIDGWDPKEHEVSREDLGDGTYRITYDDGYFRIVDE encoded by the coding sequence ATGAATTCAAGAGATATAATAATCATATGCACTACAGTAATCATTCTTCTTGCAATTGGAATATTCCTCATGGCAAATCCATTTGGAAGTGGAGAGACTGCAATTTTAACTATGGAAAGCAGCCAAAGCCTTACTGAAGGTGACAGCCTGATACTAAAGCTTTCAGATGAGAACAAAACTCCAATAGCAGGCCAAAGGATTGAGATAAACCTCACTCATGGAAGCAATGGAATCACTGAAAACTTCACTCTCAAGACAAATGAAAATGGAGAGTGCAGATTAGAAGACCTGATTGCAGACAACTTTACATTAAGCGCTAAGTATAATGGAAACAAGAACTACAAGCAAGCTACACTTAGCGGAAACATCTATGTGAAGAAGAAAGCAAGCGCAAGCAACAATGACAAATACAAAACAGACAATAAGGTGGATGATGTCATTGACGGCTGGGATCCAAAAGAGCATGAGGTTTCAAGAGAAGACCTTGGTGATGGAACATATAGAATAACCTACGATGACGGATACTTTAGAATCGTGGATGAAGA